The Lineus longissimus chromosome 6, tnLinLong1.2, whole genome shotgun sequence sequence ATCCCAACCAGGGCACTCAgccatctgaaaaataaaacaccaTTAGGTGCACCAAAAACAGATCCCGTATTTTAAAATATGTTTCACTTAGTAAAGATAAAATATCATGGTTCCATTTTCTTCTTCCATTCTCCACTTCCTCAGCATGGAGTTTGTGGAGACCTTCTGTTGTGCAAATTACGAGCAAGTAATAAAGTAACCGGAACTTCTAGTAAAACCTTTGCTGGaggaaagtgaaagaaaggcAAACTCTTGTCCTAGTCAATTATGCGGACTAAGCCAATACTCGTAGCGTTGTCCTCAAATTTAGGTGCATTGCTGGAAAGTAAAAAAAGCATCAATCTGATTAACTGAAAGAATATGCCGTTCTGTTAATGTTggcaatttgtgaaaaaaaattagTTCCATTGCTGTTTTACTGGAAGTGTGCATGTGCCAGATTCAACTGATACGGACAACAAAACCTAAGTCCTACGCCCTTCGTGTATATTCagtgtattttcaaaattttaacaaatTGGCGGAACAAAGTTAAACCAGCAAACGCTGTTGATATGGACTATCATGAGTGTGTTATGGCATTTAGAGTGTGAATATCAGACATGCATGTACCTGTACAAAGCCTCCACTGTTCTGGTAGAGTCGGACACCACTTCATTGCCCTACTTCAGGGTCATTGTAACATCAAAAGCAATATCATGCATTGGTGTATAAAAGGTAAAATCGGTGTTCTGCTGGGTTGTCCAAAACAAGCTTATTTATTTTTGCTGTTTACTTCTATTTGCGGCTAAACTATTTTGAACAACCGAGCTTTGATCCATGCAATCTATAGGATAAGTATGTCAAATTTGGGTGGGAACGTGCATAGGGGTTTTATAGAATATTGTTAGACTTTTGTAAAATAATGATAGCCTGAGGCTATTCCTGCTGACAGTTGCATGTAACTTTAGCTATACTGATTTCCTCAATTGTTTTTTTACTGAATGAATTTCGAGAAATAAAGCATCACTGTGACAGAAGCTAAACCGGTTTAGAACAAGACATTAAAATGCTCAACAGAAAAAGTTCCATGTGGCTTTGGGACGATTTGATGTATTGGTTGTGACTGGGAGCAATGGTGATTACTAGTATTCAGAAAAGGCTACATCGATTCCTTCTTAAATCCCTTGCTAAATGTTATGAATGCAAGGGCCGACATGCTTGGCGATGATGTCTGCTTCTCCATATCTTTTAAGAGATGTCAACACTGCTACACGAACGATAGCAAGAACATGTTTATTGGCGATTCGTCGTCGCCTTATCAACATCGTTGCATGAGCAGGCAAACATATGAGAGGTCGAAACCTGCCAGAGCTGCGCGATTCCGACGTAAAGTAAAGTTGTTTTTCCCTACAGGCTAGAACTATGCAAGTATGCCTACGTATACCGCAGCGAATTCCGTAACTCGAATTTATCTGATACATACTTAGTTATTGGCGGGGATATCTATATCAACGATAAACATTCTCTTCCATGCGGACAACAAATATACCGATGATTCGTATCATAACACATGCATAAACTGTCGGCCCCTACGCTCAAATCTTTGATTGTCGACTTCTTTCTGTCAATTTCGGAACCGTAACAAACTTCAGGTATATACGAAATGCGTCTGAAAACAGCAATCAATGGTTAACTTCCAATTTGCTGGCGGTTTGGCTGGTatttggtaaagacgtcgtACAAACTCGGATTATACTACCCGTATATACTTGTAATTCATAACGGTTGCGAAAGCGCCCTTAGCTTTTAGTTTTATGTTACTCGAGTggctgaaaaaaaaacaaacggGGATGGAGTTTGACGGGAAGGTGTAATAAACAAAGCCAGATAAAGAAAATAGTTAGAGTCCgtcaaacatttaaaaaatggtTCTATGCTAAGACGCGCTACAAGCCCTCAGTGATATCAATGGTATTTTGGACCGAAAAAAAGGACAGCCTAAAAACCTAACAACAAAAAATGAACTTGCGCCATTTTCGTTTCTAACATGCACACGAAAATTAATGACGTATACAGACACTGAGGACAATAAGGGTGTTTGGACTTGGCTGTCCTACCGGGGTATAGTGAAACGACGATCTTCCTTAAGTTTGTTAAGAAGTGGGTCGTCTTCAGTTGGATCAGGCTCCTGGCTATCCTCGGTCTCGTCGGAGCTCTTAGGGTCTTTCTCATTAGAACTAGGCTTGAGTCCCTTCTCAACTAATCTCCGAGGAGGGAGGACTGTGCCTTGGGATAATAGACGCCTCAGAACCGGGTGAGACCTATGTGCATGTCTAAAACGATACCAGAATAATGACACCATCAAAAAGTGAGGACTTGTAGCGTTGAAAAAAATAACACACATGTTGAATCCTTTTGGATTTTGGCAGGAAATCTTAATTGGAATAATCGCCACTAGATTCGAATTTCCCGAATTTCTACAGTTTCAATGTGCTCCACAATGACTTCTGAAGCCTATTCCTGTGTACTAACAATGGTAAAACTATACAATCCAGTACATTTGAATCCAGTGAACAGATTGAACCTTTTATGACACTGAAAAGAATCTGGATGACTGAAATAGACCCATCCTCATCCCATCCAAAAACTTGTCACTTAAGATTTTTTTCCAGTTAGACGTTGCTAGTTAATTTTGAcaaagagatgagacaacaaAAAGAAAGTAACGAATATGATAATGTGCTGTGCATGTATAGGTTGATACCCCATAGCATCATTTGTAGAGTATGATAAAATACATGCATACAGTTTTTACAGTTTTAGATCTTGGGCAGAAAGGTACACGTGTGGGGTGGAATAGTTAAGTTGAGGCGAAAACAAATTATAGTTaaatgtagatacatgtaggcctatattatgTAATTTAGGTAAATCGAAGTAAAAAGGAAAAGGATGCATGCATGTAAATTTATTTACGACCGTAAATGCTTTTGACTCATGATACATGCATCACTTCCACATTACCGCCACAGCTACGTCACATGACCAATATGGAGGTCTTACAGCATGCTCAGTGGCGCCACCATACAGTACCTAATATTTGGTGTCCCGCAACAAAAGCTGTAATTTGATTGTACAACATTTATACAAAGTTTTGAATAATTGTGAGAAAGATTTTATGAAATGTTGGTAACGGAGAATTTTCCTAGATTCCTGGCTGTTTAGACTTTCAATAACGAAAGAAGAAACACGACAAATATGACAAATAATGATGTGTTTGACTGGTGTTTTATATGATGAATATTACGAGGTGACTTGTTTTTGTTTGGGGTTATCGAGTTTTATAGGGTAAGTTAGTACACGTATTATGCGAACTTGATTTCAATGCATTAGTAGGCAGTCTTGTGCCATCTTGAACTATCAAGGGTTGCAGCCGGGTTACTTCACCTGTTAAGATAATCTTAGTTCACACTTCCGACACACGACCATGGGCGACTTTCCCCAAATTGATGTCGTTGTGAAATGCCTGATCCCTCTTGGCCGATTATAGACATTTTTACCACGTGTCGTTGAATAAATTAACAAGTCAAAAGGGCCAGCGGATTTCAACCCTTGATTGGTCAAGACCTCTTGTGCAAAACCTAAGTGCGAGACGCTCCAGTAAAAGCAACCGATAATCACACGAAAACACTGCAAATTCATTGACAAATATTTTCGACGGCTCACCTCCCAATCTTGTGGGCCAAGGGTCCGAACACATTGGTGCCAATCAAATATGAGATACTACACGGCAGGAAAGCAGCACCTGAAAATTACACAGAGACATTTAATTGAAGGCATCATAAAATCCAGAAGATACATCGTCGACCTTCTCGAAATAATGTATACACTGAATCATAGGATACGACCGTTAGTTAGTTGGACGACTTGTAGATTTCTCTATAAGGTGACGATTCTTCATtaaaatgagatgtaaaacaaAGATGACAGGGCAAGTAAATGACATATCCAAGAAAAGCCTACAAACATATTCGGCTAATGGAAACTGGCGCCAAGCTGATGTGGCACGTAAAATGCTAATATGAGAATGCATGAAAGAAGATGTCGACGAGGGCATTACGAGAAATAGTGCAAAATAGTGAATGTCTGTTTACCTTGTTGCCACTTGGGAGCGTTCATTGTGTCCATCATCCAAATGGGGAGTGAAGGTTCCATCATTGCTATACCCATGTTGGCAAACATGATTGCCCCCGCGGTGAGAAGGATATAAGGATCTTTGAGCAGTTCGACCAACGGTGTCCCTTCCTCGGACTCGGGTTTCACCGCCGGTTTCAGTGCGTATAACTGCAAAACTGGAAATATGTAGAGAACGTGGGCATTACTTTGTACTGATTTATGATTTCAACTGATTCGCCGAAAAATAACACGAAAATATTATGTTTTTGTAAGAGATTGAGATATTTTTCCATTGAGTATACTTACGCCCGTCTAATAGAGCAAGGCCGGCAAGAATAAGGAAAGGCGCTTCCTTCCCTACAAACTCGTACATCACACCTCCAAATGGCGGGCCAACTGCAACGGTAAAACAAAATACGCGATACGTGTACCATACTTTCTATAAATGAACCACTTTGTCACGAACAGGTACTGGGACGACAATGTTCAGCTTATGAAAGCAGATGGCTCTGTGTGTTCAATGCATTTGTGTATACTTATTAACGGGTTTTTTCAATGCAGCGATTGATCATCAATCAGATCTGAGCTATTtttcaatatcggagatgaatAACTCTCTTGTCAGTCGGCATTCAGGGTCAGAATCGGATCACTGTACGAAGGCTTATGATGTTTTAACGCCAGAATTTTTGTGTGATGCGCATGATGTCGGTAGAAAACAATTTTAATGGGACTGCCGTGCGTGTTAATAAGCAAATGTACTAATAAGCCACAAAGGTCACTTACTCAGGACTCCCAGGGCCAACCCGCCCAGAGCGAAGCCCATGACTTCGCCCCTCTCCTTATCATCTGGATACGTGTATGCTAACATACCCATGCCTAGAAAAAGATATTACAATGAATAAAAACTTTACAGACGTCTTAGAAATAAATGTATCTTAATACATTTATCAATGTCATAAACGATTAAATAATCAAACAACGAAGGCTTGTAATCGTGATCTGTACGCCAGGATGAGGCAACATGCTTCATATTTTACAAGATGCCACAAAAACGGATTGCAGTTGGTACTGACTATATGTATTGGCCTCCTGACCATTTGCTTCTATGTATGGATAAAAAAATACGATAATCATCAAGAATGTCCATATAACGTGCTGGCGACATTGTAGCCCAATTGCTCGGTATCCATGGTTCCCCATGTGTTTTGACATAGTCAGGTTGCAAAAAGTCATGTTACCGTTAATTTGGCGTTGCCCCGTCTATCGCCTAATTTAAATTTAAAGACAATGAACAGTCAAGATTTAAAAGAATCGAACTCGTACCAATAGACTAGGTCTGTCGTTCAAATTCAGTTCAGGAGTTCATCCATCGATGTTGGCCTAACTTTGTTTCTATTGGTCGTTGAACTATATATACTCGCCCGGCCACGAATTCAATACTTACCTGCCACGCTAGAACATGATGACCCAACTCCTTGCATGGCTCGTGCGATGAATAGCACCACAAATGTATCAgcaaaagcaaacactgcaAGAAGGAAACAATGTTCATGATTAAAATAAAGTGTCTATTGCAATGCGGTGATCAAGTGTATTTTTCCATTTCGAGAGAATTGTCAAAACCCAAAAAGATACTAAATGTAATATGCCTTACGACAGCCAAGGATAATGCCCCTCTCTGGCTTATTCGCAATGTCGGATGCCCAATGAAAAATCGTAGGAAATTTTTACAACCGTTAAAACTGCTattattttgatgttttgacgCCAATGGTCTAATCATGTCAATCAGGATATTTCTCCAAACCGTTACACAtctatgcattttccatcagTCCTACATCCAGAATCTGGGCTTTCACTTTTCGAATGGATTTCTACCACAGTTCAGCCAATAAGATACTTACAAACAGTTGAAACAAACATTATACAAAATCCAGTAAACATTGGAATACTATAACCtatcctgaaaagaaaagaacatTGCTCGATAAATGACTTGGCGATTGAACTGAAATCATCATTATTGCAACGATGAGAAACTTGAGTCAACAAGAAGCTATATAGTTAAGTACTTTGTGATGTTTGTGGTATAGTAGTCAATGTAACACAGGACTGGTGTGATTACAGTTACTCTTTTCCTTGTGATCCTAACGATGTCCTCTTACCTGTTCGTCAATGGTCCTATAAATGGATTCGTTAGTAATTGCACAACGGCTTTAGAAGCGAATAATAAGCCAACTTTTACGTTCTCATTAGAAAGTTCACGATGGCGATACGCCATTTGCTCTTTTTTAGTCATAGGCGTGGTTAAGTCTAACAAATCTGATATGTTATACTGCTCCGAAGTCGTCGTGTTGGGTTTGTAACATACTGGGGGCTCGTCTGCTTCCTTCTTCATTGCAAAATATCCAGCTATTTTCTTCCGGGATATATTCCAAAATTCTTTAGTTTTTCCTTGGTATTGACATATTATAGAAACTGTCCTGTTCGAATCTGTGATGTTGTCGCTAGTTCCTGCGAAGAGTTGAAACTCGTTTGGATGCTCTAGTTGATATAGATAATTTGGTATAATAGGCACTGTAACGAGCAAAGAACAAATGTGCATTAGATAAATGTCTGTTTGACGTCGATGAGGGAATTTttactttttcatgaattttgtcAAGTTTGGGAGATGATACTACGCTACTGAGTTACTGACTTCCGATTTGCAGACTATATTACCGGTCAACATATCAGGAAACGAATTTGTGGTAATCGATAAAGAAATATGTCGCTGAAGCCATTTCTGATATTACGACTTAATACAAATTTCATTGAGGTCAGTGACATTTACCACTAGGAGTGACGAGAATAGATATATTAAAGCCACCTACCGACGGTTGTAAGAAGCATGTTGTCAAGGAAGATGGCGACAAACACAATGAGGACTATGAGCTTTCGAGACTGTCGGAAATCTGCCAAACATTCTGTGCAATTGAATCCTCTCCACCGTTCTTTCAGTGAATTATATTTCATTTTGGAAGTTTTCGTGGAGTCTGTAGGAGCACTGGCTTCGTCACCCTCGGCTAAAAGTATAATTCGAAGAAAAATTTATTAAACTTTCAGTGCTTGCATCTACATGTCTAAGGCGAGAGAGGCCATTTGAGGCTACCTTGACCAACAGATATGGTCAGGATCAAACCACCTGGGGTCAGCATGTTCCAGCCGACACCAGCTCTGGGGCTGTTGACCTTCAGTTCTCGAAAAATGCCTCCGAATTTTATCTAATAAAGACGATGATTCAGATCATCATCGATAAAGAACAGTCAAAGACATTTAGTCATTTGCGTTCTGTAAACGTACAGCTCCATTGCTTACCACACACAAACTGGGTAATCGTCACTGAGACAGAATCGTCACGCGATATTTCTTaatttgtttaccatggcattgGATACCTTTCCTAATAAGACCCCAAGGCACACCAGTACTTGAATTGAAACTTCATACTCAGCCGATcaatgaaattgatatttcaaacaTGTGTGCCTCCCAAGTTGGCGGCGTGACGTCACATTGCCCTAAAAGCCCGTCAACCGCAGCCGGCACTTCACTAGAGTGCCGCGGGTGTCTTCTAATGTCAAGATACCGCACGTCTAAAAACCCTATTAACTCCACGGCCCGATAGCCATGTACCCTTTCATGTTTTTCACTATCCCGGAAGGTGCATTACCAGAATAGTCACGTGACACGCGAGTGGCGGAAGTGACTCGAAATCTACAATAATAATTTGAATTTAATTGATCGGTAACCGCCGCTGCTGAGTCTAGCTCTCGCGAAATACACGCAGCCAATACTGCAATCAAAACTTTGAAGAATAGGCGACTAATGAATCGTAAAGGTAACTT is a genomic window containing:
- the LOC135488940 gene encoding synaptic vesicular amine transporter-like isoform X1; its protein translation is MPRWFRIGDGAVSSYEMFDMDGKAEGDEASAPTDSTKTSKMKYNSLKERWRGFNCTECLADFRQSRKLIVLIVFVAIFLDNMLLTTVVPIIPNYLYQLEHPNEFQLFAGTSDNITDSNRTVSIICQYQGKTKEFWNISRKKIAGYFAMKKEADEPPVCYKPNTTTSEQYNISDLLDLTTPMTKKEQMAYRHRELSNENVKVGLLFASKAVVQLLTNPFIGPLTNRIGYSIPMFTGFCIMFVSTVLFAFADTFVVLFIARAMQGVGSSCSSVAGMGMLAYTYPDDKERGEVMGFALGGLALGVLIGPPFGGVMYEFVGKEAPFLILAGLALLDGLLQLYALKPAVKPESEEGTPLVELLKDPYILLTAGAIMFANMGIAMMEPSLPIWMMDTMNAPKWQQGAAFLPCSISYLIGTNVFGPLAHKIGRHAHRSHPVLRRLLSQGTVLPPRRLVEKGLKPSSNEKDPKSSDETEDSQEPDPTEDDPLLNKLKEDRRFTIPRWLSALVGMIVVGICLFIIPFAKNILHLIAPNFGLGFAIGMVDSSMMPQMGYLVDLRHVSVYGSVYAIADVAFCLGYAIGPALGGSIVKLVGFRWMLYGIAIVNLIYGPLLYFLKSPPSRAEKQALIMNGTTPPVQYVTYNQNHGSQSTENLTRTGEDLGIGEDGYSPDDGP
- the LOC135488940 gene encoding synaptic vesicular amine transporter-like isoform X4 produces the protein MPRWFRIGDGAVSSYEMFDMDGKAEGDEASAPTDSTKTSKMKYNSLKERWRGFNCTECLADFRQSRKLIVLIVFVAIFLDNMLLTTVVPIIPNYLYQLEHPNEFQLFAGTSDNITDSNRTVSIICQYQGKTKEFWNISRKKIAGYFAMKKEADEPPVCYKPNTTTSEQYNISDLLDLTTPMTKKEQMAYRHRELSNENVKVGLLFASKAVVQLLTNPFIGPLTNRIGYSIPMFTGFCIMFVSTVLFAFADTFVVLFIARAMQGVGSSCSSVAGMGMLAYTYPDDKERGEVMGFALGGLALGVLIGPPFGGVMYEFVGKEAPFLILAGLALLDGLLQLYALKPAVKPESEEGTPLVELLKDPYILLTAGAIMFANMGIAMMEPSLPIWMMDTMNAPKWQQGAAFLPCSISYLIGTNVFGPLAHKIGRWLSALVGMIVVGICLFIIPFAKNILHLIAPNFGLGFAIGMVDSSMMPQMGYLVDLRHVSVYGSVYAIADVAFCLGYAIGPALGGSIVKLVGFRWMLYGIAIVNLIYGPLLYFLKSPPSRAEKQALIMNGTTPPVQYVTYNQNHGSQSTENLTRTGEDLGIGEDGYSPDDGP
- the LOC135488940 gene encoding synaptic vesicular amine transporter-like isoform X3, whose product is MPRWFRIGDGAVSSYEMFDMDGKAEGDEASAPTDSTKTSKMKYNSLKERWRGFNCTECLADFRQSRKLIVLIVFVAIFLDNMLLTTVVPIIPNYLYQLEHPNEFQLFAGTSDNITDSNRTVSIICQYQGKTKEFWNISRKKIAGYFAMKKEADEPPVCYKPNTTTSEQYNISDLLDLTTPMTKKEQMAYRHRELSNENVKVGLLFASKAVVQLLTNPFIGPLTNRIGYSIPMFTGFCIMFVSTVLFAFADTFVVLFIARAMQGVGSSCSSVAGMGMLAYTYPDDKERGEVMGFALGGLALGVLIGPPFGGVMYEFVGKEAPFLILAGLALLDGLLQLYALKPAVKPESEEGTPLVELLKDPYILLTAGAIMFANMGIAMMEPSLPIWMMDTMNAPKWQQGAAFLPCSISYLIGTNVFGPLAHKIGSFCCGTPNIRWLSALVGMIVVGICLFIIPFAKNILHLIAPNFGLGFAIGMVDSSMMPQMGYLVDLRHVSVYGSVYAIADVAFCLGYAIGPALGGSIVKLVGFRWMLYGIAIVNLIYGPLLYFLKSPPSRAEKQALIMNGTTPPVQYVTYNQNHGSQSTENLTRTGEDLGIGEDGYSPDDGP
- the LOC135488940 gene encoding synaptic vesicular amine transporter-like isoform X2; translation: MSLVPLLSRSESLQAEGDEASAPTDSTKTSKMKYNSLKERWRGFNCTECLADFRQSRKLIVLIVFVAIFLDNMLLTTVVPIIPNYLYQLEHPNEFQLFAGTSDNITDSNRTVSIICQYQGKTKEFWNISRKKIAGYFAMKKEADEPPVCYKPNTTTSEQYNISDLLDLTTPMTKKEQMAYRHRELSNENVKVGLLFASKAVVQLLTNPFIGPLTNRIGYSIPMFTGFCIMFVSTVLFAFADTFVVLFIARAMQGVGSSCSSVAGMGMLAYTYPDDKERGEVMGFALGGLALGVLIGPPFGGVMYEFVGKEAPFLILAGLALLDGLLQLYALKPAVKPESEEGTPLVELLKDPYILLTAGAIMFANMGIAMMEPSLPIWMMDTMNAPKWQQGAAFLPCSISYLIGTNVFGPLAHKIGRHAHRSHPVLRRLLSQGTVLPPRRLVEKGLKPSSNEKDPKSSDETEDSQEPDPTEDDPLLNKLKEDRRFTIPRWLSALVGMIVVGICLFIIPFAKNILHLIAPNFGLGFAIGMVDSSMMPQMGYLVDLRHVSVYGSVYAIADVAFCLGYAIGPALGGSIVKLVGFRWMLYGIAIVNLIYGPLLYFLKSPPSRAEKQALIMNGTTPPVQYVTYNQNHGSQSTENLTRTGEDLGIGEDGYSPDDGP